The Saccharothrix variisporea genome has a segment encoding these proteins:
- a CDS encoding aromatase/cyclase: MGQPGTREVEHRIEVRAPAEVVYGFVAEVANWPQIFPPSVHVEHLERGEREERIQIWATANGEAKTWTSRRALDPDSLRVEFRQEVSQPPVASMGGAWIIEALADGGSRVRLLHDYRAVDDDADKLAWIDRAVDRNSRSELAAMKANAELAAGSSELLLTFDDTVRVDGSAKDVYDFLDQAQKWEQRLPHVARVSLVEDTPGLQWLEMDTRTKDGSVHTTKSVRVCFPHHKIVYKQVVLPALMTLHTGSWLLEEDSDGVSVTSRHTVAINEANIAGVLGPDAGVAEARAFVRTALSTNSLATLGYAKEYAEARR; this comes from the coding sequence ATGGGGCAGCCGGGCACCCGCGAGGTCGAGCACCGGATCGAGGTGCGCGCGCCCGCCGAGGTGGTCTACGGGTTCGTCGCCGAGGTGGCGAACTGGCCGCAGATCTTCCCCCCGAGCGTGCACGTCGAGCACCTGGAGCGCGGCGAGCGGGAGGAGCGCATCCAGATCTGGGCCACCGCCAACGGCGAGGCCAAGACGTGGACCTCGCGCCGGGCGCTGGACCCGGACTCGTTGCGCGTGGAGTTCCGCCAGGAGGTGTCCCAGCCCCCGGTGGCCTCCATGGGCGGAGCGTGGATCATCGAGGCGCTCGCCGACGGCGGGTCGCGGGTCCGGCTGCTGCACGACTACCGCGCGGTGGACGACGACGCGGACAAGCTGGCCTGGATCGACCGGGCGGTGGACCGCAACAGCCGGTCCGAGCTGGCCGCGATGAAGGCCAACGCCGAGCTGGCGGCGGGTTCGTCGGAGCTGCTGCTGACCTTCGACGACACCGTCCGCGTGGACGGGTCCGCCAAGGACGTCTACGACTTCCTCGACCAGGCGCAGAAGTGGGAGCAGCGGCTGCCGCACGTGGCCAGGGTGTCGCTGGTCGAGGACACGCCCGGTCTGCAGTGGCTGGAGATGGACACCAGGACCAAGGACGGTTCGGTGCACACCACCAAGTCGGTCCGGGTGTGCTTCCCGCACCACAAGATCGTCTACAAGCAGGTCGTGCTGCCCGCGCTGATGACCCTGCACACCGGCAGCTGGCTGCTGGAGGAGGACTCCGACGGGGTGTCGGTGACCTCGCGCCACACGGTGGCCATCAACGAGGCCAACATCGCGGGGGTGCTGGGGCCGGACGCGGGCGTCGCCGAGGCGCGGGCGTTCGTGCGCACCGCGTTGAGCACCAACAGCCTCGCCACCCTGGGGTACGCCAAGGAGTACGCGGAGGCCCGCCGCTAG
- a CDS encoding hydrolase — protein MSGGSAGLRQGAVDAAATAGRFAEEAERDRALRPEVAKALVAAGFARHFVPRRWGGAEGCAVDLLEAAALVGEQCASAAWCGSLTAGAARMGVFLPERGQAELWADGPDAVVAGALIPSGRARAVDGGWRLSGEWSFTSGVDFSDWALVAGLVDDRPWFFAVPRADYDVRDTWLPVGMRGTGSNTLVLADAFVPAHRAFDREDMLRGRAVGSAAPTHAVPLRTISGVLFAAPALGAARGALREWSAGVSGEDRSTRLTAARTATELDLADFLLRRVAQTCDRGGTTPADAVRNPHDCALAVDRLVDVVEALFRTAGSRGQLATSPLQRFWRDLHTLAGHVALRLEPTGVAYGGFLLDAR, from the coding sequence ATGTCCGGTGGGAGCGCGGGTCTGCGGCAGGGCGCGGTGGACGCCGCGGCGACGGCCGGGCGGTTCGCGGAGGAGGCCGAGCGCGACCGGGCGCTGCGCCCGGAGGTGGCCAAGGCGCTGGTCGCCGCCGGGTTCGCCCGGCACTTCGTGCCCCGCCGGTGGGGCGGTGCCGAGGGCTGCGCGGTCGACCTGCTGGAGGCCGCCGCGCTGGTCGGGGAGCAGTGCGCCTCGGCCGCCTGGTGCGGCTCCCTGACCGCCGGCGCCGCCCGGATGGGCGTCTTCCTCCCCGAGCGGGGCCAGGCGGAGCTGTGGGCCGACGGGCCGGACGCGGTCGTGGCGGGCGCCCTGATCCCCTCGGGCCGCGCGCGGGCGGTCGACGGCGGCTGGCGGCTCAGCGGCGAGTGGAGCTTCACCAGCGGCGTCGACTTCTCCGACTGGGCGCTGGTCGCGGGTCTCGTGGACGACCGGCCGTGGTTCTTCGCGGTGCCCCGCGCCGACTACGACGTCCGGGACACCTGGCTCCCGGTCGGCATGAGGGGGACCGGCAGCAACACCCTGGTGCTGGCGGACGCTTTCGTGCCGGCGCACCGGGCGTTCGACCGCGAGGACATGCTGCGCGGTCGCGCGGTCGGCTCCGCCGCCCCCACCCATGCCGTGCCGCTGCGCACGATCAGCGGCGTGCTGTTCGCCGCGCCCGCCCTCGGCGCGGCGCGCGGCGCCCTGCGGGAGTGGTCGGCGGGGGTGTCCGGCGAGGACCGGTCGACCCGGCTGACCGCCGCGCGGACCGCGACCGAACTGGACCTGGCCGACTTCCTGCTGCGGCGGGTCGCGCAGACCTGCGACCGGGGCGGGACCACCCCGGCCGACGCCGTGCGCAACCCCCACGACTGCGCGCTGGCCGTCGACCGGCTCGTCGACGTCGTGGAGGCGCTGTTCCGCACCGCCGGGTCGCGCGGGCAACTCGCGACCAGCCCGTTGCAGCGGTTCTGGCGCGACCTCCACACCCTGGCCGGCCACGTGGCACTCAGGCTCGAACCGACCGGCGTCGC